From Candidatus Dadabacteria bacterium, the proteins below share one genomic window:
- the lipB gene encoding lipoyl(octanoyl) transferase LipB: MAKKLTLIKPGVVPYPQAVELQREILEKRIAGQTGDTLILLEHPPTITTGRRGSLSNLTADAEFLKKRGVHIEPSTGRGGDITFHGPGQIVGYPIIGIKNRKGGVSGYVRSLEEVVIRCLADFDISARRIEKLTGVWVKRSKIASIGVGVRRWVTWHGFALNVNTDLSWFETMTPCGIPQVRMTSIKDWTQSAEDIEMEAARAALVRHFSDVFGYGG; encoded by the coding sequence ATGGCAAAAAAACTCACCCTTATCAAGCCCGGAGTTGTTCCCTACCCTCAGGCGGTTGAACTGCAGCGGGAGATTCTTGAGAAACGAATTGCCGGACAGACCGGCGACACCTTAATACTGCTTGAGCACCCGCCCACCATCACAACGGGAAGGCGGGGAAGTCTGTCAAACCTGACGGCGGATGCGGAGTTTTTGAAAAAGCGCGGTGTTCACATTGAGCCGTCCACCGGCAGGGGGGGAGACATAACGTTTCACGGCCCCGGCCAGATTGTCGGTTATCCAATCATCGGAATCAAAAACCGCAAGGGAGGGGTTTCCGGATATGTGCGCTCGCTTGAGGAAGTGGTAATACGCTGTCTTGCGGACTTTGACATTTCCGCCCGCAGGATTGAGAAACTGACCGGCGTTTGGGTCAAGCGCAGCAAAATTGCGTCAATAGGCGTGGGCGTCCGGCGGTGGGTTACGTGGCACGGCTTCGCCCTGAACGTCAACACAGACCTGTCATGGTTTGAAACGATGACTCCGTGCGGAATTCCGCAAGTGAGGATGACCTCAATAAAGGACTGGACGCAAAGCGCGGAGGATATTGAAATGGAAGCCGCGCGCGCGGCGCTTGTGAGGCATTTTTCCGATGTGTTCGGGTATGGGGGATGA
- the lpdA gene encoding dihydrolipoyl dehydrogenase codes for MSSKYDLVVIGSGPGGYVAAIRAAQLGMKTAVIERDNPGGVCLNWGCIPSKAIIKCAEVYNYCKKSEDYGITSKGLSFDYSRVIEKSRGASSSLNKGVEFLLKKNKVTFIKGSARLLRPGAVGIAGDEDSEIQSQNILLATGSVPQTIPGLEIDGKIVMTSDEAIMNREVPKSIIIIGGGYIGVEFAYVYNSFGSKVTIVEMAPNIIPGADEDVSKELEKSFKKSGMTVLTGTAYKSIKKTKTGAKITVADAASGGESVLSANMVLVAVGRKAVANSAPTSYGFYGSGDSIGLDELGIETDERGFIKTDENYSTTCSGVYAIGDVTGPPLLAHKASEEGVVAVERMNGLNTRVHYNNIPGCVYCQPEVASVGFTEKAANDAGYNVDTGTFPFKAVGKAVAVGEPEGFVKIISNRENGEILGAHIIGHGATELIAEIGTARTLESTPYEIATTSHAHPTLSEAVMEAALAAMGRQRHF; via the coding sequence ATGAGTTCCAAATACGACCTTGTTGTAATCGGCTCCGGTCCCGGCGGCTATGTTGCGGCAATCAGGGCCGCCCAGCTGGGAATGAAGACCGCCGTTATTGAGCGGGACAACCCCGGCGGCGTTTGCCTGAACTGGGGTTGCATACCGTCCAAGGCGATCATCAAGTGCGCCGAGGTTTACAACTACTGCAAAAAATCCGAGGACTACGGCATAACCAGCAAAGGGCTGTCTTTTGACTATTCGCGGGTCATAGAAAAAAGCAGGGGAGCGTCTTCGTCTCTGAACAAGGGCGTGGAGTTTCTGCTCAAGAAAAACAAAGTAACCTTCATAAAGGGCTCGGCCAGGCTTCTGCGCCCGGGCGCGGTTGGAATCGCCGGGGATGAGGACAGTGAAATTCAGTCGCAGAACATTCTTCTCGCCACCGGCTCGGTCCCGCAAACAATTCCGGGCCTTGAGATAGACGGCAAGATTGTCATGACAAGCGATGAGGCGATCATGAACCGCGAAGTTCCGAAAAGCATCATCATCATCGGCGGCGGATACATCGGTGTTGAGTTTGCATACGTTTACAACTCTTTCGGCAGCAAGGTGACCATCGTTGAGATGGCTCCGAACATTATTCCCGGAGCGGACGAGGATGTGTCAAAGGAACTTGAAAAAAGTTTCAAAAAGAGCGGAATGACGGTTCTTACGGGCACGGCGTATAAGTCAATCAAGAAAACAAAAACGGGCGCGAAGATAACCGTGGCGGATGCGGCTTCGGGCGGGGAAAGTGTTTTGAGCGCAAATATGGTTCTGGTTGCCGTCGGCAGGAAGGCGGTTGCAAATTCCGCGCCGACTTCCTACGGTTTCTACGGTTCGGGAGACAGCATCGGTCTTGACGAACTCGGCATTGAGACGGACGAGCGGGGATTTATCAAAACGGATGAGAATTATTCAACCACCTGCTCCGGCGTTTACGCCATTGGCGATGTGACGGGGCCGCCGCTTCTGGCGCACAAGGCGTCCGAGGAGGGCGTTGTGGCCGTTGAGCGGATGAACGGGCTTAACACCCGCGTCCATTACAACAACATTCCCGGTTGTGTTTACTGCCAGCCGGAGGTCGCTTCGGTGGGTTTTACCGAGAAAGCGGCAAATGACGCCGGATACAATGTTGACACCGGGACTTTTCCTTTCAAGGCGGTCGGCAAGGCGGTGGCCGTGGGAGAGCCGGAGGGTTTTGTGAAAATTATTTCCAACAGGGAAAACGGCGAAATTCTCGGCGCTCACATCATAGGCCACGGCGCGACCGAACTGATAGCCGAGATTGGAACTGCGAGGACGCTTGAGTCCACCCCCTACGAGATAGCCACCACTTCGCACGCCCACCCCACTCTTTCCGAGGCGGTTATGGAGGCGGCGCTTGCGGCGATGGGCAGGCAGAGGCACTTCTGA